CTTATGCACAGCAAACTTTGGTATAAGTTCTTGAAAATTGTCTGACGGCTAAGTCAAGAGACTTGTACAGTTTCTTCGACGTACCCAAGATAGTTTCAGAACATGCGCACTCTCTTTCTGCTTAGCAGTTTGAGGAGGTTGTCTGTCTGAAGGCTAGAACATCTGGAAGAAAAGAGTGGTTGAGCCATCCCCATATGATCGAAGATCAGGAGGTCGAACCAGCGCCCTGCACAAAGGACAAGTTCTCTCCCGCTCGAACCTGGTATATGAAACAGCAGCCAGAGTCATCAGTTTTCTACTATTAGCAACCACGGGATGTTGAGAGAATTAATCAGTTTAGAGTGTAAACTTCAACAACCGGAACAATtagtttatgatattatatagATAAGAATAGTAAGATAAATCCAGTTGAATAAGATTACTTAAAATGTCAAGAAATGTAAATGGAGTTTTAAACccagaaaatataatacatttgcgGGGACGTACCGCTCTTGCCATTATACCATTTTTGTGTCTGCAAGTGAAATATTAATGGAATCCAATAACACGACCATTATCCAATGGTCCCTAGTATTGTAATCATATATAGCTATAGGCAGCTGAAACTTGGAAAGAACATATAGTATAATCTGAAGAACAAAGAATACTTAAGAATGTTAACTTTCCAAGGGCCAGTAGAAATAAAGTAACTCTGaatggtaaaattgaaaactaacCATTCTGAGACACAGTCTTCACAGAATATATGTTTGCAGCGCAACAATATTGGTGCATGCATCTTCTCCTGGCATATAGCACATAGATCCCCCGCCGCATTTACCTAATTAGAAGAATTAAATAGTTCTGTGAGCATATCATCGCAATTTTTGCATAGCTGTTAGCTCAGAAGAATAACATGAAGATCTTTGCATGAGAATGTCTGCAGAAGAATGCAACTCCGGAAAACCTGACGAAAAAGCCGTACCTGTTCTGTTGTTGCATGAGACCCATAATGAATTTCCTTTCTAGATAACCCCTTCACAGCAGCAAAGAAGGATTGGACCTGAAGATGTGGAGGAGACAGAGAACAAATGCTCTCAGAGTTTTGAGGACTAGACAGGATAGCATAACAATAAGTTTGTCGAATAGCATACCTTCTCAACAATTGATGTAAGCTTGAAAGTTAAATACAAGCCTGTTGTCAGAGATGAAAAGAGGCTCCCATATTCTTTATTCAAGAAGAATCTATACCATACTGGGGCTGGTAACAATGAACGGTACAGCAGCAGCGTGTACTCAACAAGAGTCAACATCTGGCCCTGAATGACAATACAACATCATTAGATTCCTAAAGCTATTCATGCGTGTTTATAGATCATACAACACTATATTATCTGCTCTAAAATTATGTTACCTGTCTTCGAAAATTGTGTCCTCTACCATTCTTATAATACATCAGAACAACCAACTTCAAGATCATTGCTGCCTGCCGAACCATTGTATCTGAACAGTAACAAAGTAAAATTAGAAACACCTTTTTCTGATAAATGACAATGATGACATAAATACGTGAAAATGTTTCTAGACAAACATTCACAAGAACAGggagagaagaaatgaaaataacaaaatggtAGAgacaatgaaaataataatgaagttCGTGAGTGCTATTGATGCTATAGCTGTCAAAGCAGCAGAGGATTGTGCCTTACATCAATAGATATCAGAACAATAGGATGATTTTAAACATACGACACGCAGTGAATTTTACAAGCCTACATGTAGATATAGGGGAGAGAACTCAATGTAAGGCCTTAGTAGGTCACATTTCAAAGTATTTGCTATAACTTAAGATTCACTGGAGGGGGCATGTATATAATGGCAAAAGGGAAActtttataagttaaaaaatattccaaatagCTTAAATACAGACcaatctataaaataatccaGTGATTTACTAGTAATTTTgtccaaaacaaaattatgatatcCAATCAACAAGCACACCTAAAGTTAGTTTGACATACTCTCATAAACATTATAGTCGCAAATGAATGCAATGGCAAAAGCAACAAGAAGTTCAAAGTCCTTACCGTTTACCAGGATGATAAATATTGCATGCCAGAAGGGTGGGACTGCCTTCGGGGGAATCATGAGTAATGAATAGAAAAAGCGATCCTCACGATGCCACCAGTAGATTACAAATACGTGAAGCATGAACAGAACAGAATAACCAACAAGGACAAAAATCTTCCTTTCTCCCTGCAAAATCCAGTGCTAATAAGTTGGTGAGTTTCGCTTTAACCATCTTTTACTGAAGGGGTGGGGTCTtcatttacacaaataatGCCACTAAATATTTAAGCCATGAAACAGGAACCGCACCTTTAGAGCTGTTTGCTTCCGAAGAATGTCATTAGACTTGAACAAGATGGCAGTGATATAAATGGCAACAACAAATCCTGGAAACCAATACGTAAGTCAAGAACAGGATTCAAAAGGTGGATTTTTGAGTGAGACACGAACAAGAGACACTCAGAATGCAGAATGTGACCACATCATTCAGTTTCAGAGAAGTAAGTTGTCGTTAgtatatagaaatttattacattaatgaATAGCGAAAGACTGTCACAGCACAAAAAGCAAGACACTGTTCGCCATAATTAGATGAAAGCATTTACTTTCATAACTGAAATATAATGGTTCGTTGAAGGAAGTACAATGAAAGATGATTGCGTCATAAGGATACAGTAACTTTGTTTAGTCACTCACACCAACACCTCATCCAGATATGAAAAACATCGATCCATTAACAGATTAACTTCAGGGAAATGGAAAACCACTAAAATGAGGGCAGGTTCTTCGGAATCTATGAGAGTGATTTATAAATGTAAGAACAAGCTATTTCCAATAACCCAATTGTATAAGTATATGACAGAAAGTACACAAGCTACTTATTGCCATTGGTACGGTGAGGCGTGCTCTCTCCTTTTGAGGGCATTAAACTCCAAACTTGATTTCTCAATAGGtcgtttttactttttatgttCAGAAACAGTAAATGTTCACGCAAAAataagtagaaaaataaatgccaccaagaaaagaaaagaaagaacattTAGCCCCAAATGGC
The window above is part of the Sesamum indicum cultivar Zhongzhi No. 13 linkage group LG7, S_indicum_v1.0, whole genome shotgun sequence genome. Proteins encoded here:
- the LOC105166959 gene encoding RING finger and transmembrane domain-containing protein 2 — protein: METSSADATNSETSSSSSPSNGGASSRTLQLASLRFLQSPVSSLLEYAGILRVRPDYPYSEAHPLVPENMNAGGRVRNPSSSESVDRSDGVDGSGGSDNGTGSGNSIREVSIRIVGEQARAGGVNNGDIDGGLGAEESRADADNDNGDVRGGSGGNNNREASPYQRYDIQQVARWIEQILPFSLLLLVVFVRQHLQGFVVAIYITAILFKSNDILRKQTALKGERKIFVLVGYSVLFMLHVFVIYWWHREDRFFYSLLMIPPKAVPPFWHAIFIILVNDTMVRQAAMILKLVVLMYYKNGRGHNFRRQGQMLTLVEYTLLLYRSLLPAPVWYRFFLNKEYGSLFSSLTTGLYLTFKLTSIVEKVQSFFAAVKGLSRKEIHYGSHATTEQVNAAGDLCAICQEKMHAPILLRCKHIFCEDCVSEWFERERTCPLCRALVRPPDLRSYGDGSTTLFFQMF